The genome window AAAAACACAGCCGACCGAAGCTGGAAACCTTCGGCGATGCGCTGTTTATCGTGACCTACTCACCGGTGCGCGAGAACGGCAAGCTGGTGTTTATCGAAACTCATATTTTCGCCGGTAACGGCTACATCATTACCGCACGCAACGGCCACTCAGCGTCGTACGGCTATGTGCGCCAGCGCTGTGAGGCGCGGCCGCTGTTACTGGAGCATGGGGAAGATTTCGTACTCTATGCGCTGCTGGACTTCGTCACCGAAAACTACCAGCCGGTGAGCGAGGCGATCCATGCCGAGATCGATGAGCTGGAACGCAACGTGTTGTGCAATTCCCTGAGTGAAACCGATATCCACAACCTCCACGGCCTGCGTCGTGACGTGCTGCGGCTCAAGCGTTATGTGGCGCCGATGGTCGAAATCAGCCAGGAATTGCAAAAACTGAGCTTCCCGTTTATCGACAAAAACATGCGCCCCTACTTCCGTGACGTGCAGATCCACGTGACGCGGCAGATGGAAGACCTGACCACCCTTCGCGATATCGCCAGCCAGACCATTGAGATCGGTGTGTTGCTGGAGGCCTCACGTCAAAGCGTGGTGCAACGCAAATTCGCCGCGTGGGCGGCGATTCTGGCATTCCCCACCGCAGTGGCGGGGATTTATGGGATGAACTTCCAGAACATGCCCGAGCTGCAATGGCACTACGGCTATTTTGCGGTGCTCGGGTTTATTGCGGCAGGCTGCACCGGTTTGTGGGCGAGCTTCAAACGTTCGGGCTGGCTTTAAACCGCCGCCTCTGGCTTGTGCGCGACAAAGCGCATCATCCATTCCGCCACGGTGGCACCGTGGTGGTCGCGCTCCAGGCTTGCCACGCCGTGGGTATAGACCTTTTCCCCCAGAGTTGTCTGAAGAATCTCCAGCAACTCGCGGGAATAATCGTGGATGAATTCCGGGTGGCCCTGGAAGCACAGCACCTGGTCTTCGATGTGATACGCCGCATACGGGCAAAAATCGCTGGACGCTATGACCGTGGCGTTTTCCGGCAGGCGGGTCACTTGATCCTGATGACTGATCAGCAAGGTCAGTTCTTCCACCACCGGGCTCATCCATGGCGCCTTGGCATTCAGCGTGTAGTCGTGGATGCCCATGCCCCAGCCTTTGCTGGCGCGTTCAGTCTTGCCGCCCAACAGCAGCGCCAATAACTGGTGACCGAAACACACGCCCAGCAACTTGTCGCCGCGCGCATAGCGGTCGAGCAAGTAGGTTTTAAGGGTCTGGATCCATGGGTCGGTGCCGAAGGAATCGGCCTTGCTGCCGGTGATCAGGTAGGCGTCGAACACCTCATCATCTGACGGGTATTGGCCCTGGACGACGTTGTAGATGACAAATTCGGCGGCTATCGGTTGCTTGGAGAACAGGCGTTTGAACATCTGCCCGTACCCTTGGTACTGATCGATCAAGCCTGGACGCAGGATATCGGTTTCCAGGATACAGACGCGTAGCGACATAAAAATACCTGACACGGTGATGGGAATAATGCACACCCCAGCCTGCCCTGAAATACCCCTGCAAAGCAAGTCCCACCATGGGCCTACCCGCAGGAGCGACGGTGCGCCGATTCAACGTGCCCGCGATGGCGTCATATCAGCCAACATTTGCAGTGGCAGACATACCGCTATCGCGGGCAAGCCCGCTCCCATGAGGGTTCTCTATTGCCCAACATATTGCGTTTCGATCAGGCGAATATTGCGCCCTGGGCAGCTTTTTCCAGTAGCAGAGCCGGCGGCGAGAACCGCTCGCCATACTGCTCAGCCAGGTAGCGCGCGCGGGCGATAAAGTCGTTGAGCCCGTACTGGTTGATAAACTGCAGCGCGCCGCCACTCCACGCGGCAAAGCCAATGCCGAAGATCGAGCCCACGTTGGCGTCAGCCGTCGACATCAACACGCCCTCCTCCACACACCGCACGGTTTCAATCGCCTGGATAAACAGCAAACGGTCGCGCACATCCTGTGGCGAAATCTGTTTGCCGGGCTGTTCGAAGCGCCCTTTCAACTCGGGCCACAGGTGTTTCTGCCCGCCTGCGGGGTAATCGTAGAAACCGCCCCCGGCCGCCTTGCCCGCACGCTTGTATTCATTCACCAACAGATCGATCACCCGCGTCGCCGGATGCGTCGGCACCTCCCGACCTTCCGCCTGCAGATCCTTCGCAGTCTGCTGTCGGATATGACTCATCAGGCTAAGCGACACTTCATCCGACACCGCCAACGGCCCCACCGGCATCCCGGCCTTGCGCGCTTCGGTCTCGATCATCGGCGCGGCCACGCCTTCGCCTAACATCGCAATGCCTTCGTTGGTAAAGGTGCCGAACACCCGTGAGGTGAAGAAGCCACGACTGTCGTTGACCACAATCGGGGTTTTCTTGATTTGCAGTACGAAGTCGAAACCTCGTGCCAGGGTTTCGTCGCTGGTCAGGGCGCCCTTGATGATTTCCACCAGCGGCATCTTGTCGACAGGGCTGAAGAAATGCAGGCCGATAAACTTGCCTTGATCGGGCACCGCGTTGGCCAGGCCGCTGATGGGCAGCGTCGAGGTGTTGGAGGCAATCACCGCGTCGGCACCGACCACGTTTTGCGCAGCCGCCGACACCTTGGCTTTGAGTTCACGGTCTTCGAAGACCGCTTCGATGATCAGGTCGCAGCCAGCCAGGTCGGCGTCATCCTGCGTAGGATGAATCCGTGCCAGGGTGCTTTCGCGCTGTTCGGCCGTCAGTTGCCCACGGCTGACCTTCTTGTCCAGCAGCGCGGCCGAATGGGCCTTGCCCTTCTCGGCGGCTGCCAGGTTGACGTCCTTGAGCACCACCTCGATGCCCGCACAGGCACTGACATACGCGATGCCCGCCCCCATCATCCCCGCGCCAAGCACGCCGACTTTACGTGTGAGGTAAGGCGCGAAGCCGTGTGGGCGTGAGCTGCCGGCGTTGATTTCATTGAGCTGGAACCAGAAGGTGCCGATCATGTTTTTCGCCACCTGCCCGGTGACCAGCTCGGTGAAGTAGCGCGTTTCAATCAGGTGCGCCGTGTCGAAATCCACCTGGGCGCCTTCCACGGCGGCACACAGGATCTTCTCCGGCGCCGGGAAGCAGCCATGGGTTTTACTGCGCAAAATCGACGGCGCAATCGCCAGCATCTGCGCCACTTTGGGGTTCGACGGCGTGCCGCCGGGGAGCTGATAGCCGTGGGTGTCCCACGGCTGCCTGGCCTCAGGGTGGGCGAGAATCCAGGCGCGGGACTTGGCCAGCAGGTCTTCGCGGTCCGCCGCCAACTCATTGATCAAGCCCGCTTGCAACGCCTGCCGCGCACGGACTTTTTTACCTTCGAGCAAATACGGCAAGGCTTTTTCCAGCCCCAGCATGCGCACCATGCGGACCACCCCGCCGCCGCCCGGCAACAGGCCCAGGGTGACTTCCGGCAAGCCGAGCTGCACCGACTGGTCGTCCAGCGCGACGCGGTAATGGCAGGCCAGGCAAATCTCCCAGCCGCCGCCCAACGCAGCGCCATTGATCGCGGCAACCACCGGTTTGCCGAGTGTTTCCAAGCGGCGCAATTGCGCCTTTAACACCCACACACCGGCGTAGAAATCCTTGGCGTGCGCTTTGTCGACTTTGATCAATTCATTGAGATCACCCCCGGCAAAAAAGGTCTTCTTCGCCGAGGTAATGACCACACCGGCCAGCGTGTCCTTATCCGCTTCCAGGCGCGCGACAGTGGCTGCCATCGCCTCGCGGTACGCACCGTTCATGGTGTTGGCGCTCTGGCCAGGCATGTCGAGGGTCAGCACCACGATCTGGTCCTGGCCTTTTTCGTAACGAATGGCTTCGGTCATGACGAATTCCTTGGGCTCAGAGGCGTTCAATAATAGTGGCGATGCCCATGCCACCGCCGACACACAGGGTCGCCAGGCCGTAGCGTTGCTGGCGCACGTGCAGCTCGTCGAGCAAGGTGCCAAGGATCGCGCAGCCTGTGGCGCCCAACGGGTGGCCCATGGCGATGGAGCCGCCATTGACGTTGACCCGCGCAGCATCGATGCCCATGTCCTTGATGAACTTGAGCACCACCGAGGCAAACGCTTCGTTGACTTCGAACAGGTCGATGTCTTCCACGCGCAAACCGGCCTTGGCCAAGGCTTTGCGTGTAGCCGGCGCCGGGCCGGTGAGCATGATGGTCGGGTCGGTGCTGGTAACCGCCGTGGCGACAATCCGCGCCCGCGGTTGCAGGCCCAGTTCACGGCCTTTGGCCGCCGAGCCGATCAGCATCAGCGCCGCGCCAT of Pseudomonas fluorescens contains these proteins:
- a CDS encoding magnesium and cobalt transport protein CorA, producing the protein MGRVVAAAVYSGGKKVTDITLDEGAAWAAKPDHFVWIGLEEPNAHELANLQRQFNLHELAIEDALEKHSRPKLETFGDALFIVTYSPVRENGKLVFIETHIFAGNGYIITARNGHSASYGYVRQRCEARPLLLEHGEDFVLYALLDFVTENYQPVSEAIHAEIDELERNVLCNSLSETDIHNLHGLRRDVLRLKRYVAPMVEISQELQKLSFPFIDKNMRPYFRDVQIHVTRQMEDLTTLRDIASQTIEIGVLLEASRQSVVQRKFAAWAAILAFPTAVAGIYGMNFQNMPELQWHYGYFAVLGFIAAGCTGLWASFKRSGWL
- a CDS encoding amidotransferase, which gives rise to MSLRVCILETDILRPGLIDQYQGYGQMFKRLFSKQPIAAEFVIYNVVQGQYPSDDEVFDAYLITGSKADSFGTDPWIQTLKTYLLDRYARGDKLLGVCFGHQLLALLLGGKTERASKGWGMGIHDYTLNAKAPWMSPVVEELTLLISHQDQVTRLPENATVIASSDFCPYAAYHIEDQVLCFQGHPEFIHDYSRELLEILQTTLGEKVYTHGVASLERDHHGATVAEWMMRFVAHKPEAAV
- a CDS encoding 3-hydroxyacyl-CoA dehydrogenase NAD-binding domain-containing protein — encoded protein: MTEAIRYEKGQDQIVVLTLDMPGQSANTMNGAYREAMAATVARLEADKDTLAGVVITSAKKTFFAGGDLNELIKVDKAHAKDFYAGVWVLKAQLRRLETLGKPVVAAINGAALGGGWEICLACHYRVALDDQSVQLGLPEVTLGLLPGGGGVVRMVRMLGLEKALPYLLEGKKVRARQALQAGLINELAADREDLLAKSRAWILAHPEARQPWDTHGYQLPGGTPSNPKVAQMLAIAPSILRSKTHGCFPAPEKILCAAVEGAQVDFDTAHLIETRYFTELVTGQVAKNMIGTFWFQLNEINAGSSRPHGFAPYLTRKVGVLGAGMMGAGIAYVSACAGIEVVLKDVNLAAAEKGKAHSAALLDKKVSRGQLTAEQRESTLARIHPTQDDADLAGCDLIIEAVFEDRELKAKVSAAAQNVVGADAVIASNTSTLPISGLANAVPDQGKFIGLHFFSPVDKMPLVEIIKGALTSDETLARGFDFVLQIKKTPIVVNDSRGFFTSRVFGTFTNEGIAMLGEGVAAPMIETEARKAGMPVGPLAVSDEVSLSLMSHIRQQTAKDLQAEGREVPTHPATRVIDLLVNEYKRAGKAAGGGFYDYPAGGQKHLWPELKGRFEQPGKQISPQDVRDRLLFIQAIETVRCVEEGVLMSTADANVGSIFGIGFAAWSGGALQFINQYGLNDFIARARYLAEQYGERFSPPALLLEKAAQGAIFA